Proteins encoded within one genomic window of Candidatus Neptunochlamydia vexilliferae:
- a CDS encoding PD-(D/E)XK nuclease domain-containing protein yields the protein MGKVNVHFAKVAHHLFAKAQEGFYQAILFTFLEAYGLKTTTEMATSVGRIDLVSETPQMVCIFELKLDKTAAIAFSQAEAKRYRERYSLDGKEILVLGVNFSSQSRNIGDWKGALYSSSGNLKQEFRPNI from the coding sequence ATCGGAAAAGTAAATGTCCATTTTGCAAAAGTCGCTCATCACCTTTTTGCCAAAGCTCAAGAGGGCTTTTATCAAGCAATTCTCTTTACTTTCCTTGAAGCCTATGGCCTAAAGACAACAACCGAAATGGCAACCAGTGTAGGAAGAATCGACCTTGTGTCCGAAACCCCTCAGATGGTTTGCATTTTTGAACTCAAGTTGGATAAAACGGCTGCTATTGCGTTTAGTCAAGCAGAGGCAAAGAGGTATAGGGAGAGGTACTCCCTTGATGGGAAAGAGATCTTGGTTTTAGGAGTCAACTTTAGTTCTCAATCCCGTAATATTGGTGACTGGAAGGGAGCGCTCTATTCTTCATCAGGAAATCTTAAACAAGAGTTTCGCCCTAATATCTAG
- a CDS encoding BolA family protein: MIEISEIENVIREALAGAEVEVNNPHGDGLHFSAVVIAPQFVGKGLVEQHQMVMGTLKEHFESALHALSLKTYTPEEWNERNPGKN; this comes from the coding sequence ATGATAGAGATTTCTGAAATTGAAAATGTGATACGTGAAGCCCTTGCAGGTGCAGAGGTAGAGGTCAACAATCCCCATGGGGATGGCCTCCACTTTAGCGCTGTTGTGATTGCCCCCCAGTTTGTGGGAAAAGGGCTCGTCGAGCAACACCAGATGGTGATGGGCACTCTAAAAGAGCATTTTGAAAGTGCGCTCCATGCACTGAGTTTAAAAACCTACACCCCCGAGGAATGGAATGAGCGAAATCCAGGAAAAAATTAA
- the grxD gene encoding Grx4 family monothiol glutaredoxin, producing MSEIQEKIKKTIETHPVILFMKGSKLMPVCGFSGKVVEILNQMDIEFETRDVLQDEELRQGIKEYSNWPTIPQLYVEGKFIGGCDIVVQLYEEGKLEDILWTKPQQK from the coding sequence ATGAGCGAAATCCAGGAAAAAATTAAAAAAACGATTGAAACTCACCCCGTCATCCTCTTTATGAAAGGGTCAAAACTCATGCCTGTTTGCGGCTTTTCAGGAAAAGTGGTAGAAATCTTAAATCAGATGGATATCGAATTTGAGACCCGCGATGTCCTTCAAGATGAGGAGCTAAGGCAAGGGATTAAAGAGTATTCTAACTGGCCTACGATCCCTCAACTCTATGTCGAGGGGAAATTTATCGGCGGCTGCGACATTGTGGTGCAGCTCTACGAAGAAGGAAAACTTGAGGATATCTTGTGGACGAAGCCCCAGCAGAAGTAA
- a CDS encoding queuosine precursor transporter: MNELLFFSHIIVAFSFILIALRIGKIALITLLTVQILLANLFVTKQMICFGLSVTCTEVYTIGAFFSANLLQTYFGKKCAKKSVSIAFFLLFFMTLMSQFQLYYLPAPHDHMHDAFSSVLGYSPRIVITSLVVTFLCQKLNIELFGWLRSKLPHTPFWIPFISASLITQLIDTVSFSFMALYGIVHSMKDIIMMSYLIKVATIFCMAPFTSLAKKLVKYEPVQV, translated from the coding sequence ATGAATGAGCTCCTTTTTTTCTCTCATATTATCGTTGCTTTTAGCTTCATTCTTATCGCCCTGCGAATAGGAAAAATAGCCCTTATCACACTTTTAACAGTCCAAATTCTCCTTGCGAACCTCTTTGTTACCAAACAAATGATCTGTTTTGGCCTAAGTGTTACTTGCACGGAGGTCTACACCATCGGCGCATTTTTTTCGGCCAACCTCCTCCAAACCTATTTTGGAAAAAAATGTGCTAAAAAGAGCGTTTCCATTGCCTTTTTCCTCCTCTTTTTTATGACACTTATGTCACAGTTTCAACTCTACTATCTTCCCGCACCTCATGATCATATGCATGATGCTTTTTCCTCTGTCTTAGGATACTCTCCCCGCATTGTTATAACCTCCTTAGTTGTCACCTTCCTCTGTCAAAAACTCAACATTGAGCTCTTTGGGTGGCTACGAAGCAAACTTCCCCACACCCCTTTTTGGATCCCCTTTATTTCTGCTTCCCTAATCACTCAGCTTATCGATACAGTTTCCTTTAGCTTCATGGCCCTTTATGGAATTGTCCATAGCATGAAAGATATCATCATGATGTCTTACCTCATAAAGGTGGCCACTATTTTCTGTATGGCTCCTTTCACTTCCCTCGCAAAAAAGTTGGTTAAGTATGAGCCCGTTCAAGTTTGA
- a CDS encoding four helix bundle protein: protein MAYSSNVVDAPLFKKIYDLSQVIHTNYIKIPKFYRHTLWQQCASLTLELIRDMVKAYRVFEEERLATLHTMSDNLDLLKVLVRLTKDSQAIQKKPYVEIEMMLQEVGRMLGGWIKSCAK from the coding sequence ATGGCTTATTCCAGTAATGTAGTGGACGCTCCTCTTTTTAAAAAGATTTACGATCTTTCTCAGGTGATCCACACCAATTATATCAAAATTCCGAAATTTTATCGTCATACTTTATGGCAGCAGTGCGCAAGTTTGACCCTCGAGTTGATTAGAGACATGGTGAAAGCTTACCGCGTTTTTGAAGAAGAGCGGTTAGCAACTCTCCATACCATGAGCGATAACCTCGATCTTCTCAAAGTGTTGGTTAGGTTGACGAAAGATAGTCAGGCGATTCAGAAGAAACCCTATGTCGAGATAGAGATGATGCTCCAAGAGGTCGGGAGAATGCTTGGGGGTTGGATTAAGAGTTGTGCAAAATAA
- a CDS encoding malate dehydrogenase: MVKRIAVTGGGGQIAYSLLFRIASGELFGKEEPIALHILEIPQSAESLKGVVMELQDCGFPHLKEIKVGSDPEEVFGDVNVAVLVGAKPRGPGMERKDLLSENGKIFVGQGKALNRAAAKDVTVFVVGNPCNTNCLIAMHHAPDIPRERFHAMTRLDQNRAQFQLAKKAGVEIDAVENVAIWGNHSATQVPDFVNATIGGKKVTEVIGDREWLEGEFMETVQKRGAAVIAARGKSSAASAANAILDGVHALFNLGPTFSSCICSDGNPYGIEEGLIFSFPCELASPGLVKIVPDFEITPFLKEKLAATEKELLEERDAVSHLLKGF, translated from the coding sequence ATGGTCAAGCGTATTGCTGTAACAGGTGGAGGCGGGCAGATTGCTTATAGCCTCCTTTTTCGAATTGCAAGTGGAGAACTTTTTGGGAAGGAGGAGCCGATTGCTCTCCATATTTTAGAAATCCCTCAGTCGGCGGAGAGCCTAAAAGGGGTCGTCATGGAGCTGCAAGACTGCGGCTTTCCCCACCTTAAAGAGATCAAGGTAGGAAGTGATCCTGAAGAGGTCTTTGGCGATGTGAACGTTGCTGTTTTGGTGGGCGCGAAACCGCGCGGCCCTGGAATGGAGAGGAAAGATCTCCTGAGCGAAAATGGGAAGATTTTTGTGGGGCAAGGGAAGGCTTTAAATCGCGCTGCGGCAAAAGATGTCACCGTTTTTGTTGTGGGAAATCCTTGCAATACGAACTGTTTGATCGCCATGCACCACGCTCCCGATATTCCAAGAGAGCGCTTCCATGCAATGACCCGCCTCGATCAAAACCGTGCCCAGTTTCAGCTCGCTAAAAAAGCGGGGGTGGAGATTGACGCTGTAGAAAATGTGGCCATTTGGGGGAACCACTCGGCAACGCAGGTTCCCGATTTTGTCAATGCAACCATTGGTGGAAAAAAAGTGACCGAAGTGATTGGTGATCGGGAGTGGCTCGAAGGGGAGTTTATGGAGACGGTTCAAAAAAGGGGAGCAGCTGTTATTGCAGCGCGGGGGAAATCGTCTGCAGCATCAGCGGCGAATGCCATCTTAGATGGGGTCCATGCTCTTTTTAACCTGGGACCCACATTTTCGTCCTGTATCTGCTCCGATGGAAATCCTTATGGGATCGAAGAGGGGTTGATTTTTTCTTTTCCTTGCGAGCTGGCGAGTCCCGGTCTCGTAAAAATTGTTCCCGATTTTGAAATCACCCCCTTTTTAAAAGAAAAGCTGGCGGCAACAGAGAAGGAACTTCTTGAAGAAAGGGACGCGGTTTCCCACTTACTTAAAGGGTTTTAA
- a CDS encoding AAA family ATPase: MKKLPIGIQSIGKILSGGDYVYIDKTPFVKKLLDEGSPYYFISRPRRFGKSLFLNTLEEVFKGNKKLFKGCKIYESDYDWQKHPVVYLDFSKVANDSPGQLRNALKIRLGIIAKEHDISIITDDIQVAIDTLVVGLSKKYKSKVVILIDEYDKPIIDHLENLEYAKKNRDILKSFFGTLKALDKELRFIFVTGISKFSQVSLFSALNNLNDITMEPEYAGMMGYTDEELKSAFQSHIQAITRFRNQKGYVFSEEEIIKEVQCWYNGYRFSEEELSVYNPFSTLKFMQRKKAKTYWYSTGTPSFLIQEVKKHPQAVTSLRGKAVLRTTLSDISNLDRIDLSALMFQTGYLTIKGYNPEEDSYTLDFPNKEVEQAFFNSLLEEFASVDPLRVRQEINATS, encoded by the coding sequence ATGAAAAAGCTCCCAATTGGCATCCAAAGTATCGGTAAAATTCTTTCAGGTGGCGACTATGTATACATTGACAAGACCCCGTTTGTTAAAAAGCTATTGGACGAAGGGTCTCCCTATTATTTCATCTCTCGCCCTAGGAGGTTTGGAAAGTCTCTGTTTCTTAATACTCTGGAGGAGGTTTTTAAAGGGAATAAGAAACTTTTCAAGGGGTGCAAGATTTATGAAAGTGATTATGACTGGCAGAAACACCCAGTTGTTTATTTAGATTTTTCAAAAGTTGCAAACGATAGCCCTGGCCAGCTCAGGAATGCTTTGAAAATTCGGTTAGGAATTATTGCAAAAGAGCATGATATTTCCATTATTACAGATGATATCCAAGTTGCAATTGATACCCTTGTTGTTGGCTTGTCAAAAAAATATAAAAGTAAGGTAGTTATTCTCATCGATGAGTATGATAAGCCGATCATCGACCATTTGGAAAATCTTGAATATGCTAAGAAAAATAGAGATATTCTAAAGAGCTTTTTCGGTACCCTGAAGGCGCTAGATAAAGAACTTCGCTTCATATTTGTGACAGGGATTAGTAAATTCTCCCAGGTCTCCCTTTTTTCTGCACTCAATAACCTTAACGATATTACCATGGAGCCTGAATATGCAGGGATGATGGGATATACCGATGAAGAGCTAAAAAGTGCCTTTCAAAGCCATATCCAGGCCATCACCCGCTTTAGAAATCAAAAGGGCTATGTATTCTCCGAAGAAGAGATCATAAAAGAGGTGCAGTGTTGGTATAACGGGTATAGGTTTTCTGAAGAGGAGTTGTCTGTTTACAATCCCTTTTCAACCCTCAAATTCATGCAAAGGAAAAAAGCCAAAACCTATTGGTACAGTACTGGCACCCCTTCTTTTCTGATCCAAGAAGTCAAAAAGCACCCCCAAGCGGTCACCTCCCTTAGAGGAAAAGCCGTCTTAAGAACCACACTCTCCGATATCAGCAACCTCGATCGGATCGATCTATCTGCACTGATGTTTCAAACAGGTTACCTAACGATCAAAGGGTATAACCCCGAAGAGGACTCCTACACACTCGACTTCCCCAATAAAGAAGTGGAGCAAGCCTTTTTCAATTCTCTCCTTGAGGAATTTGCATCGGTTGATCCTTTAAGGGTCCGTCAAGAAATAAATGCTACAAGTTGA
- a CDS encoding RNA-directed DNA polymerase encodes MSEIKSKFRFKIDIARFFDHIDHTILKKLIRKKVKNKKTLRLIDLIIDSFSLSKRKGIPLGNVTSQVFANIYLHELDIFIKHHLKEPFYLRFCDDFIVVSNHADHLKKLIPLIGEFLSKRLKLELHPRKTILSKLSQGIDFLGYKLFPHHTLLRTTTKRRLKKRLQAGLRDFSKEKISGQTLHQRLQSYLGILSHANEHTLSTHLKNAYWVKREP; translated from the coding sequence TTGAGTGAAATAAAATCGAAATTCAGGTTTAAAATAGACATCGCCCGCTTCTTCGACCATATCGACCATACTATCCTCAAAAAACTGATCCGAAAAAAGGTCAAAAACAAGAAAACCCTCCGCCTTATCGATCTCATTATCGATTCCTTTTCCCTTTCAAAGAGAAAAGGAATCCCTCTGGGAAACGTCACCTCCCAAGTATTCGCAAATATCTACCTTCACGAGCTCGATATTTTTATCAAACACCACCTTAAAGAACCCTTTTACCTCCGCTTTTGTGATGACTTTATCGTGGTTTCGAATCACGCCGATCACCTGAAAAAGCTCATCCCTTTAATCGGAGAATTTCTATCAAAGCGGCTCAAGCTTGAACTCCATCCCCGCAAAACAATCCTCAGCAAATTAAGCCAAGGGATCGACTTTTTGGGCTACAAACTCTTTCCTCATCATACTCTCCTCCGTACCACAACAAAAAGACGCCTTAAAAAAAGACTCCAAGCAGGGCTCCGCGACTTTTCCAAAGAAAAAATCAGCGGCCAAACCCTCCATCAAAGGCTCCAATCCTACCTCGGCATTCTCTCCCATGCAAACGAACACACCCTCTCAACCCATCTTAAAAATGCCTATTGGGTAAAAAGAGAGCCCTAA
- a CDS encoding ankyrin repeat domain-containing protein, translating to MTIQGRIDTAKGALLNGSQERVNLGGCALKDQGAEEVASLLKKNQRVKSLNLANNQIGADGGLAFAKALEVNHSVQEIFLEGNDLGQEAKRSISAALYRNRQLKERGEVLQEWDLQGEVEKVIRYIGKLRGQAPFFKSDEALARFFNCQNASKRLGVSSSSSSSSASSSSHVAAIDKNLSPLEQAALVGDLEKVQELAENKGTLLEGDQKETLIQKIKKRVAELAKQGNQEDIEKLLEVRDFLQETLDDLLVNAEEEKREDLAKQAVQAGARLNLLETSETFLKKEVEVTQKELIALLKKLTISDDREVLEKLANLLEAQITLKGIDLSSYLRSLVSQGKLEGLKLLVSFGASVNLSYEKGNTLLHLAFAMDQQEVARFLVASGARIDARNDQGKTPLELSPKKEGEGLSKELSALKAQVAADFRAYENRLDTHQALIGELQEIVDVRLRRKIEGFLKSQYGAYYKAFYTTFTSKMTSEFIGLRASLSNWVSGSDTTSQKAMKQIPKFIKPLVPVPGASLAANLFLSIPLKLTGGIKSGMLSSLAKVYPKNEDVDHFVSATACYLMELFEKQLILFDQQDKRQGYQVNQEAMSALSTSLSSRLFAFMFSDHFYKEKNLFPLDRKEMDKRAKTLALSVTWFNPNLFFKLEYYEKLPFINDVIISLPTEKTLSLLQKGAQKRRAAANLLGGFMNMKVDTKGFKGAQKGFTDRGLFQRSPYLIEGKHFGNRDCRPKDYPPLSLSSTEQSYIEAQVKRKKGFIKPIAVPRRQTLSYRELYERVNKSQSSSSSSSSSSMNQGTIFVGAGLNEVREKSQKMAEFAKKKIEREIRKLNRPTSTPNRYDKEDLMDEIDDLDDLNEFSSQVIEDLRKQVEAIQIQ from the coding sequence ATGACCATTCAAGGAAGAATCGATACAGCAAAGGGAGCGCTCTTAAATGGAAGCCAGGAAAGGGTGAACCTGGGAGGATGCGCTTTAAAGGATCAGGGAGCGGAAGAGGTTGCGAGCCTTTTGAAAAAAAACCAACGGGTGAAAAGTTTAAACCTGGCAAACAATCAGATTGGGGCGGATGGAGGACTAGCCTTTGCAAAGGCTTTAGAGGTGAATCATTCCGTTCAGGAGATCTTTTTAGAGGGGAATGATTTGGGTCAGGAAGCAAAACGATCCATTTCTGCTGCGCTTTATCGGAACCGGCAGCTGAAAGAGAGGGGAGAGGTTTTGCAGGAGTGGGACCTGCAGGGGGAGGTTGAAAAAGTGATCCGCTACATCGGGAAGCTGAGAGGGCAAGCTCCCTTTTTTAAAAGTGATGAGGCACTTGCACGGTTTTTTAACTGCCAGAATGCTTCGAAGAGGTTGGGAGTAAGCTCCAGCTCTTCAAGCTCGAGTGCTTCGAGCTCCAGCCATGTGGCAGCTATCGATAAAAACCTTTCTCCATTGGAGCAGGCGGCTCTTGTGGGAGATTTGGAAAAAGTCCAAGAGTTAGCGGAAAATAAAGGGACCCTTTTAGAGGGAGATCAAAAAGAGACCCTCATCCAAAAGATTAAAAAGCGGGTGGCGGAGCTTGCAAAGCAGGGAAATCAGGAGGATATCGAAAAGCTTTTGGAGGTGCGAGACTTTCTTCAGGAGACTCTCGATGATCTTTTGGTCAATGCTGAGGAAGAGAAGCGGGAGGATTTGGCCAAGCAAGCTGTGCAGGCGGGAGCGCGCTTAAACCTCTTAGAAACGTCGGAGACCTTCTTGAAAAAAGAGGTCGAGGTGACTCAAAAGGAGCTAATTGCTCTTTTGAAGAAGCTGACGATTAGCGATGATCGAGAGGTCTTGGAAAAGCTTGCAAACCTCTTGGAGGCTCAGATAACGTTGAAGGGGATCGATCTTTCTTCCTATCTCCGCTCTCTTGTCTCACAGGGGAAGCTGGAGGGGCTGAAGCTTTTGGTGAGTTTTGGGGCAAGTGTTAACCTTTCGTATGAAAAGGGGAATACCCTTCTCCACCTTGCTTTTGCAATGGACCAGCAAGAGGTTGCCCGTTTTCTGGTTGCATCGGGGGCGCGGATCGATGCCAGGAATGATCAGGGGAAGACTCCGCTTGAACTTTCTCCAAAGAAGGAGGGAGAGGGGCTTTCAAAAGAGCTTTCTGCCTTGAAAGCTCAGGTGGCGGCGGATTTTAGGGCATATGAAAATCGCCTTGATACCCATCAGGCGTTGATTGGAGAGCTCCAAGAGATCGTTGATGTGAGGCTCAGAAGGAAGATTGAGGGGTTTTTAAAGTCGCAATATGGGGCTTATTATAAGGCTTTTTACACCACCTTTACCTCAAAGATGACCAGCGAATTCATCGGTCTGCGCGCCTCTTTAAGCAATTGGGTGAGCGGTTCCGATACGACTTCTCAAAAGGCGATGAAGCAGATCCCTAAGTTTATAAAGCCTCTTGTTCCTGTACCTGGTGCTTCCCTTGCTGCAAATCTTTTTTTGTCGATTCCTTTAAAACTTACTGGAGGGATTAAGTCGGGGATGTTGAGCTCCCTTGCAAAGGTCTATCCCAAAAATGAAGATGTTGACCATTTTGTTTCTGCAACCGCTTGTTATTTGATGGAGCTTTTTGAAAAGCAGTTGATCCTTTTCGATCAACAAGATAAGCGGCAGGGGTATCAGGTTAATCAGGAGGCGATGAGCGCCTTATCGACCAGTTTATCTTCACGCTTATTTGCCTTTATGTTTAGCGATCATTTTTACAAGGAAAAGAATCTTTTTCCTTTGGATAGGAAGGAAATGGATAAAAGGGCCAAGACCTTGGCTCTTTCGGTGACCTGGTTCAACCCGAACCTTTTTTTCAAACTCGAGTATTATGAAAAGCTCCCTTTTATCAACGATGTGATTATCTCCCTTCCGACGGAGAAGACTCTCTCCCTTCTTCAGAAGGGAGCGCAGAAAAGGAGGGCGGCGGCGAACCTGTTGGGAGGCTTTATGAATATGAAGGTCGATACCAAGGGGTTTAAAGGGGCGCAAAAGGGGTTTACAGACCGGGGTCTTTTTCAGCGGTCTCCCTACCTGATTGAGGGGAAACATTTTGGAAATAGGGACTGCCGTCCGAAGGACTACCCCCCGCTTTCGCTCAGCTCGACCGAGCAGAGTTATATCGAAGCGCAGGTAAAGCGAAAAAAAGGGTTTATCAAACCGATCGCTGTTCCTCGCAGACAGACCCTTTCCTATCGAGAGCTCTATGAACGGGTTAACAAGAGTCAGAGTTCTTCAAGCTCTTCGAGCAGTAGCTCTATGAATCAGGGAACCATTTTTGTAGGGGCAGGGCTGAATGAGGTCCGGGAGAAAAGTCAAAAAATGGCTGAGTTTGCGAAAAAGAAAATAGAGCGGGAGATTCGGAAGCTAAACCGTCCGACATCGACCCCTAATCGGTATGATAAGGAGGACTTGATGGATGAAATCGATGACTTGGATGACTTGAATGAGTTTTCGAGTCAGGTCATTGAAGATCTTAGAAAACAGGTGGAGGCGATTCAGATTCAGTGA
- the tgt gene encoding tRNA guanosine(34) transglycosylase Tgt has product MSPFKFELLHTSTKSRARVGRIHTPHGIIDTPSFVAVGTNGTLKALDNEMVSSIGLQLMFCNTYHLLLQPGPEVIEKGGGIHRFINRNMPIITDSGGFQVFSLAYGSVADELKSKGTKKQGGSVVKINDDGVLFRSYRDGRSILLTPETSVKAQKAIGADIIIPFDELPPYHIKPEELARSLDRTHAWEKRSLDAHLEDPRGQAMYGVIHGGVDDALREKSCHFLRELPFDGFAIGGSMGKTKGQMVTMLSSLLPKLPEKAPNHLLGIADLESLKSCIPLGIDTFDSSYPTKAARHGTLLTREGGMKITRGKHSGEFEPIEKGCPCYTCKNYTRAYIHHLFKAKELTSMTLASIHNLHFMVELMQEYRQLIIDNKV; this is encoded by the coding sequence ATGAGCCCGTTCAAGTTTGAGCTTCTCCATACCTCAACCAAATCGCGGGCGCGTGTGGGACGGATCCATACCCCCCATGGGATCATAGATACCCCCAGCTTTGTAGCGGTCGGCACCAATGGCACTTTAAAAGCGCTCGACAATGAGATGGTGAGCTCGATCGGGTTGCAGCTGATGTTTTGCAATACCTACCACTTACTGTTGCAACCTGGCCCCGAGGTGATCGAAAAAGGGGGTGGCATCCACCGCTTTATTAACCGGAATATGCCGATTATTACCGACTCGGGTGGATTCCAGGTCTTTAGCTTGGCTTACGGCTCGGTTGCCGATGAACTCAAAAGCAAAGGGACCAAAAAGCAAGGAGGCTCGGTTGTTAAAATCAATGACGATGGGGTTCTCTTCCGCTCTTACCGCGATGGACGCTCCATTTTGCTCACCCCTGAAACTTCGGTTAAGGCGCAAAAAGCGATCGGCGCTGATATCATTATCCCCTTTGATGAACTCCCCCCTTACCACATCAAACCTGAAGAACTTGCCCGCTCTTTAGATCGGACCCATGCATGGGAAAAACGGTCGCTAGATGCCCATTTGGAAGATCCCCGAGGACAGGCAATGTATGGAGTCATCCATGGCGGCGTTGACGATGCCCTTCGGGAAAAGAGTTGCCATTTTTTAAGAGAGCTTCCCTTCGATGGCTTTGCGATTGGAGGAAGTATGGGGAAAACCAAAGGACAAATGGTGACGATGCTCTCCTCTCTTCTTCCCAAGCTGCCCGAAAAAGCGCCGAATCACCTTCTCGGCATTGCCGACCTCGAATCCCTTAAAAGCTGCATCCCCCTCGGAATCGACACCTTTGACAGCTCCTACCCCACCAAAGCCGCCCGCCATGGAACCCTCCTGACCCGAGAAGGGGGAATGAAGATCACCCGAGGGAAACACAGTGGGGAATTTGAGCCCATCGAGAAAGGATGCCCCTGCTATACCTGCAAAAACTACACACGGGCTTATATTCATCATCTATTTAAGGCTAAAGAGCTTACGTCAATGACCTTAGCCTCTATCCACAATCTTCACTTCATGGTGGAGCTCATGCAAGAATATCGCCAACTCATCATCGATAATAAAGTGTAA
- a CDS encoding mechanosensitive ion channel family protein, protein MDEAPAEVTDLFFNRGWLIPMLVVLGLTLLVHFIISRFYKRVYPRVEKTHLVWDSAILKALILPLKVFVWILGLTFSVQLLAYHFEQESLNELFAPFRNFSLVAVILWFTLRFIKNMEIEHSRERRKAKKRYDKTTVRAICQISRIAAVLIATLVYLQTRNVNLSAVLAFGGAGGLVVGLAAKDLLGNFFGGLMIYLDRPFSVGDWICSPDREIEGTVENIGWRLTRIRTFDKRPIYVPNGLFSTISVVNPSRMSNRRIKTRIGVRYSDADKMEPITRDIEQMLLDNPDIDTNKFLMVRFDDFGPSSLNFVIYCFTKTTNWGEYMRQQQEVFLKAIEIIEKHGAECAFPTTTLHIPDGLEVKSHE, encoded by the coding sequence GTGGACGAAGCCCCAGCAGAAGTAACGGATCTTTTTTTTAATCGTGGGTGGCTCATCCCGATGCTAGTGGTTTTAGGACTTACCCTCCTCGTCCACTTTATCATCAGCCGCTTTTATAAGCGGGTCTATCCTAGGGTGGAAAAAACCCACCTCGTTTGGGACTCGGCGATTTTAAAAGCGCTTATCCTCCCTTTGAAGGTCTTTGTCTGGATTTTAGGGCTCACCTTCTCAGTACAACTCCTCGCCTACCACTTCGAGCAAGAAAGCTTGAATGAGCTGTTTGCTCCGTTTAGGAATTTTTCCCTTGTAGCGGTTATTTTGTGGTTTACCCTCCGCTTCATTAAAAATATGGAGATCGAACACTCCCGAGAAAGGCGGAAGGCTAAAAAGCGGTATGACAAGACAACGGTGCGCGCAATTTGCCAGATCTCTCGAATCGCCGCGGTTTTAATTGCCACCCTCGTCTATTTGCAAACACGCAACGTGAATCTCTCTGCGGTTCTTGCCTTTGGTGGTGCGGGAGGTTTGGTTGTCGGTTTGGCTGCAAAAGATCTCCTTGGAAACTTCTTTGGGGGCCTCATGATCTATCTCGACCGCCCTTTTTCGGTGGGCGACTGGATCTGCTCACCAGATAGAGAGATCGAAGGGACCGTAGAAAACATAGGTTGGCGTCTGACACGGATCCGCACATTTGATAAACGCCCTATTTATGTCCCTAATGGACTTTTTTCAACGATTTCTGTTGTCAACCCCTCTCGGATGTCAAATAGGCGGATTAAAACGCGGATTGGGGTGCGGTATAGCGATGCCGATAAGATGGAACCGATCACTCGAGATATTGAGCAAATGCTCCTTGATAACCCAGATATCGATACAAATAAATTTTTGATGGTCCGCTTTGATGATTTTGGCCCTTCCTCTCTTAATTTTGTGATTTATTGTTTCACAAAAACAACCAACTGGGGAGAGTATATGCGCCAACAACAAGAGGTTTTCTTAAAAGCGATCGAGATTATTGAAAAGCATGGAGCGGAGTGCGCCTTCCCCACAACAACCCTCCACATTCCCGACGGCCTCGAAGTCAAATCTCATGAATGA
- a CDS encoding DMT family transporter, with the protein MSIFLVIFMYAAWSSVFSFGKMALENSPPVFLTAFRMLFAAILLLGWLFIKNRSSLKIGKKQILPLLALAVFSIYLTNILEFWGLQHLTAAKTCFIYSLSPFFAALFSYIHFGEKVNLKKFLGMMIGFAGFIPVLMLETGSEGLLSAFSIFSWPELAIMGAALFSVYGWVLLRIIVKNQTLSPLYANGYSMLLGGTMALIHSLVIDNWSPIPVTAGHMLPFAQGIMIMTLVSNILCYNLYGFMLKKYTATFLSFMGLLSPIFASINSWILLEEAPSWQILLSTSVVSMGLFIVYQAELKQGYIVKKGKDPIPAPATVE; encoded by the coding sequence ATGTCGATTTTTCTAGTTATTTTTATGTATGCGGCCTGGTCAAGTGTTTTTTCCTTTGGAAAGATGGCCCTCGAAAATAGCCCCCCCGTTTTCTTAACCGCCTTTCGGATGCTCTTTGCAGCCATCCTCCTCCTGGGATGGCTTTTCATCAAGAATCGAAGTTCGCTCAAAATCGGGAAAAAGCAGATCCTCCCCCTCCTGGCCCTTGCTGTTTTCAGCATCTACCTAACAAATATTTTAGAATTTTGGGGCTTGCAACATCTCACCGCCGCCAAAACCTGCTTTATCTATAGCCTTTCCCCCTTCTTTGCCGCCCTTTTCTCCTATATCCACTTTGGGGAAAAGGTGAATCTCAAAAAATTTTTAGGGATGATGATCGGCTTTGCTGGGTTTATCCCCGTTCTCATGCTTGAAACGGGATCGGAAGGGCTCTTAAGCGCCTTTAGCATTTTCTCCTGGCCTGAGCTGGCCATTATGGGAGCAGCCCTCTTCTCGGTCTATGGCTGGGTTCTTCTTCGGATCATTGTGAAAAATCAGACCCTCTCCCCTCTCTATGCCAACGGCTACAGCATGCTCCTTGGAGGAACGATGGCTCTTATCCACTCTCTTGTGATCGACAATTGGAGTCCTATCCCCGTTACAGCAGGGCACATGCTCCCCTTCGCCCAAGGGATTATGATTATGACCCTCGTCTCCAACATCCTTTGCTATAACCTCTATGGCTTTATGCTGAAAAAATATACCGCTACCTTCCTCTCCTTCATGGGACTTTTAAGCCCAATCTTTGCTTCGATCAATAGCTGGATCCTCCTTGAAGAGGCTCCTTCCTGGCAAATTCTCCTTTCAACCTCGGTCGTTTCGATGGGTCTTTTCATCGTATACCAAGCCGAACTCAAGCAAGGCTACATCGTCAAAAAAGGGAAGGATCCTATCCCTGCTCCGGCAACTGTCGAGTAA